The Streptomyces sp. NBC_00569 genomic sequence GGGACACCGTCGACTGGGCGAGGGTGCTCGACGACCTGGCCTCGGCGCACGGCGTGCGGCGCCTGATGGTGGAGGGGGGCGCCCGGGTCCACACCCAACTGCTCCAGCGCGGCCTGGCCGACGAGGTGCAGTTGGCACTGGCGCCGCTCGTCGTGGGCGAACCGGACGCGCCCCGGCTCTTCGGCCCCGGCGCGTACCCCGGCGGCAGCCGGCACCGGATGCGGCTCCTGGAGACCCGCCCGGTCGGCGACGTGGTGCTGATGCGGTACGCGCCCTGCGCGCCCGGCACCGACGACTCCCCCACCGCGGCCGACCGGCACTGGCTCGCCCTCGCCTGCGCCCTCGCCGCCGACTGCCCGCCCTCCGAAACGGCGTTCAGCGTCGGCGCGGTGATCGTCGCGAGTGACGGCACGGAGCTGGCGCGGGGCCACTCCCGGGAGGGCGGCGATCCGGTCGTGCACGCCGAGGAGGCGGCGCTCGCCAAGATCGGTCCGGCGGACCCCCGGCTGCGCACCGCCACCGTCTACAGCAGCCTCGAACCGTGCGCCCGACGCGCGTCCCGGCCCAGGCCCTGCGCCCGGCTCATCCTCGACGCGGGCGCGCGGCGCGTGGTGACGGCCTGGCGGGAGCCCGACACCTTCGTGGCGGGCGCCGACGGCATCGGAGTCCTGGAGGGCGCGGGCGTGACCGTCGCGGAGATCCCCGACCTTGCCGAGGCGGCAATTCGCCCCAATCAGCACCTCATTCTCACCCCGGGTACACATAAGGATTAAATAAGCGCAGAATGAGAGGTGTGCGGCAGCCCGCCGCGCTACGCGGTCAGACTTCGAAACCTAAGGAGTCGATTCTCATGGCCGACGTTCACCACAGGTCTGACCTCTCCAGTCACCCTGATGTCTCGGAAATGCGGGACCGGTACGCGCGCGTACTCGGTGGCCGCGATGTGGCGCTCATGGACGCACCGGTCTTCCTGATCGGTCTCTACTGCGCCATCTCTCCCTGGGTGGTGCACTACAGCGCCCTCCAGCCCGCGCTCGCGACCCATAACCTGATCATGGGTATCGCGATCGGAGTCCTGGCCGTCGGGTTCGCCGTCACCCCGACCCGCATGTACGGCCTCAGCTGGGCCATGTGCGC encodes the following:
- a CDS encoding SPW repeat protein: MADVHHRSDLSSHPDVSEMRDRYARVLGGRDVALMDAPVFLIGLYCAISPWVVHYSALQPALATHNLIMGIAIGVLAVGFAVTPTRMYGLSWAMCAMGAWMIIAPWVVGSSPDLGVILNNVIIGGLILLLGLLCASLSMKANRAT
- a CDS encoding dihydrofolate reductase family protein — translated: MSQPSRPYVLLSAAVSLDGCLDDAGPERLFLSNAEDFDRVDAVRASCDAILVGAGTLRADRPRLLVKSAQRRADRVAAGLPPYPLKVAVTASGDLDAGDPFWTTGGDKVVYTTDAGAFLARERLGELAAVVALGDTVDWARVLDDLASAHGVRRLMVEGGARVHTQLLQRGLADEVQLALAPLVVGEPDAPRLFGPGAYPGGSRHRMRLLETRPVGDVVLMRYAPCAPGTDDSPTAADRHWLALACALAADCPPSETAFSVGAVIVASDGTELARGHSREGGDPVVHAEEAALAKIGPADPRLRTATVYSSLEPCARRASRPRPCARLILDAGARRVVTAWREPDTFVAGADGIGVLEGAGVTVAEIPDLAEAAIRPNQHLILTPGTHKD